The nucleotide window aatttatttttattcgtatttcgaataaattttcgaatgaattttcgaataaaataaattctaatgattttcttaatttaaggatgatgtttcgatttttgaatcataaaattaaaaacaattaatagtaaataattaagcaaatgatttctttattttggtgacACAGCCAGtccaatcaaatcaaacaaaaaaaacttcaaaatcaacGGAATCCAGATTCATGGAACAGTAGAAAAcggaaacggaaaaaatatttccaaacaaaagagcaacggctagcggaaacaaagatttttaGACTTAgaggaactttattttttattcgatttttccatttaaattttggataatcgaataaaaaataaaaataaaatacaggtaaaaaatattcgagaataaagaataagaataaatcgaataaaaatttattcgaaataaagaataagattttattcgtattcttattcagaatacgttttttattcgaaagagctttattcggcagaacactgtaattttcaatatagggacatttggaaagtcaataattatttttaaaaattaaattatataaaaaattaaaaaaaaattacatgggtTACATAGGAAATGTCGAAGAGTCCCGTCCTTAaattagagtagtccatggtcTAAAGTGCctcattttattgtttttttaccgACGAAAGAAATAAAGATTCGGAGAAAGGCAGGAAGTGTTAATTGGCATATATTTTCTGCTTTCACAGAGTATTGTTCGAGGGTTAAAAGAAATAGAACTGATgtgtaaaaacaaataaaccgAAGAACATTAGGAGGAAAAGGCAGCAGCTTCTATTACAAATTACAACAGGCTTAGTTATGGGGTTAGCTTTTAATCATCTCGTCTCCATTTGTCACAAGCTTCCTTTCGCGTATCAGGCATCAGCTGACTTTGAACACCACCAATCACGTTGAATGTGGCTTCCGTTGCTAAAATTATTGGTTTGACTACAATGGGAGGAATTTGTCGTAAAACACCACCCACAGCACCCGTCATGCCCTTTTGCTCTGCTTCTTCATTTGCAACACGAACTAAGGTTTGGGCGGTTTCTCCTAAGCCCTGCAAAATGGAGTAAAAATTTACTATTTCAGACCACgaataattttgatttaattacTTCCTTGACGACTTGATAGGCTTTGGCTACTCCATCGCGAATATCCACGGGCTGAACTTGCCTTCGACGTCGACCCCGTGAACCTGTCCGGGATCGCCTCACGCTGGGTCCAGGTGAAACAACATCATAAGCAGTTTCGGCAGCGCTCTGGATCAACAACACTACTATATGAAAATATGTGACTAGCACGAAAtgaacattttctttcataCCTGTAAAGTTTGTACTACACGAGAAGTCAACTCCAGAATCGCTAACGCAGCAGATGTACTGAAAGCATTGGCACCTCGTTGCAGCCCACGAACAATTCTGCCATCTTTTTGAAACTGTTCTACTGGTAGCCAGAAAAGATCGCGGATTCCTTGAACTAAGTTTTCCCCCATATAAGAGATTACGCAACGTTCAACAGAATTACACTACATAAACCAATCGGTAGAATTAATGCAGATGCTTACCTAACTGAACGATTGAATGCATTGGTCCCACACCTGCCATTATTGACGGAAGCTGGTTTTTCTTGATGTCAATCAACCATTCGTTTAGAGCATATGCGATCAACTTATGGATTCCAAGAAGCCTGAGGAATATTCAATAATACAATATGTAATGAAACAACGTACAATATGCAACACGATGTCCGAATCTGCCAATGAAATTGGCTGAAATGTGAAATTAAGGCAAAATATATTCACCCGTGTCGATGGGATAGTCGTTTAAGAGTCAACTGTGAGCAATTCAATTGGCCAAGCCCGACTAAAAGCCCAGAAAAGGAAGGTCCTTGACTAAGGTCCACCCCTTTGCCGTGGTAGTCAAATCGGATCAACACATCAGGTGAAAAGGTAAACGATCGGAAATACACGGGCGGGGAAATTGACAGATCATTGCTGTCCGCAGTGCTAACTGAATCCCGCTGATGGGTAAATTCTCTCGGGCAAGGGCTTGGTGAGACAACGTCTCCTGCTAAACCCATTATGGGAACTGGAATCGGGCCATTCATAGCGGATCTTCCTCCGTCTTCTTCTATAGTGGAAAACGATATAGCAGAGAAAAGTCaccaaaaaattcaaagtctAATCGTTCGATGTAAAAACGTACCGTCATGGCACCCTACTTCGGACATGGAAGCAAAAAAGTCAGTCATAAAGGCAAGCGTATCTTGATCTAAATGCAACCGTAGAGGTAAAATGGACACCTGTGATGGAACGCGGAAGAAACGTTATAAAACTTCTTTTCTTCAACCAAAATATTTGAAAGGGACAAAATGGAAATAActtcttttacttttaaacAACATTCCAAAGCAGGTAGACGAAGATCAGGTCTAATGTGTAGCGCCTTGACGAGAACCATGTTAGCATGAGCCTGTCGAGGTCGTGCCTCGCAACAGTACTGATACAATAGTTTGTTAATGTGTGATTCAGCGAGGCGGTCCCTGATTTCTATATCAGCTATTGTTAAGACTTGCCGGGAGGCTTGGAACGTATCGTCAGGGTAAACTTCATGAATAAGACGCACCTGGTAAACAAAGATGAATTCCATACACACAATCAGTTTGCAACAAATTTTCCTAGTTACCTTGTTCATTTGAAGCTCCAATTTAACGTCTTGTTGTCTGTTGTAACCACCTCTCATGTTTTGACATCTATGCCAATCGTTTGGACGTTTCCCAATGGGTTGAGACGTATTCTTACCGTCAGCCGATGGGCAAAATTTTACCTGTTCAGGGCTGTCCTTTCTCTTCGTGAAGCTGACCGTCTTGTGAAACTTTGACTTACTGCTAACGGAAAAATGGCACAGCGGTGAAGTGCAACATCAGACTAGATCTTTTCGTACTACCATTGTAAGTAAGAACGAACCTCGCATTGGAAGACGACGTAGACTTGGAAAAATCTTGGCCACCAAATATTTCCCAAATCAGAGTCATTTCACCGAGCACATATCGCATAACCGGGACGGGAAAGTTCTTCGGAGCTTTAAGGACGTCAATTTTTCCAATGGGAGGCGAAAAATGGCCGTCGACAACTTGTACGGAAGCCGACATTAACTGACGAACATGTGGCTCACCTCCTCGGGGCTAAATTGAAAACAAtagcaaaattaaaaaacaagaaaaaggaagaaggtATACAAAAAGATAAATTAAACTAAAAGTAATGCGCCAAAAAGAGTGATCAGTAAGAAACATCCAACCGTAAATCCGACGCCAGGATCATTTTCTAGGATGCAAAATTCTTCTTCCGTCTTTGGGCAATCGTCGCATTCTGGATCAAGCGCTTCATCCATAAGTTGCTGAGCTATGTCCTGATGCCGATTTCCGCAGGATCCTTTTTGGTAATTCATAAGATTTACATTTCGAATGGGAATTTGGTTTTCAtcaggaaagaagaaaacttccGTCGTATTGGCCACAGACTCTTCTTTTGGTTGCGATTTGTACGATTGTCGTTGTTGTACAGGACTTGAATCTCGCATGGCCTCAGCCATGAGATCATTTACTTGcgattctttttcttgctcACAGAGAGACGACAAGGAGCCTCCTACAGCACTGTTCAATCCACTTTTTAGCAGTACACCGCTTTCACTCGAGTCTTCCGACATAGCGATCCCTTTTTCATCGAAATCACCGTCCTCCGCCAAATACTTCATTAAATCAAGTAACAGTCGGCAAGAGTCAGCGCAAGTTCTTAAACGGATTAGGTTTAACGACGCCTGCAACTCAAAGAAAGGTAATTTGGTTTCCGGGAGTTCAAAGTTGTTTCTAGACGGGTCTcctgcttcttcttgtttttcacGCAGTCTCAGCGACAGTTCGATTAAGTCAATTTCGAGCACACAAACATAATCCCTTTGAAGATTTACTGTCCCGTAGCTTACGCGATTTGACAAGTATAAGCAGGCATCTTCTACAACGAAACGTAGCACAGACGAGTTGGTAAGGGCCATTATATTGCTTGACACGTTTACTGCCCCAACACTAAGGAACGCTCTGGCAGGTAAATAGAGTGGCcttaaaacagaaaaattatttatagacgtatatgtatatattataTGTGCAAATAGCAAAAACCAAGTCAAATAATATGAAAGAACTAACGACAATtataaaaaattacaaaaaccaaatgaaataaaataaaaattaggtaaaaaaattacctATAGTCTATTCCACAGTCTGATATATTAAGATGGAGCTCCGTAATAACAGTAGGCGTACAATAGCCTGCTATAGGATAGTCAACCACGTCGAGGAAATCGATTAATTGGTTGAACCAGCTTTGAGTGGGAGGAGCAAACCGATGACGTAGGATACCTCCTTGAACGGCGATGGCAGTTTTGAAGGTCTGAGAGTGAAAGCTTTAGTATCAAACAGTAAAAACAGTAACTACGGAAAGCAGATAGACCTTTACGTGCTGTCGGGTGTCATTATGAATTTTTATGGCCAAAGAAATCATTGGTCCATTTTCCACCTGTTCCCGTCCAACTCTGGTGTCGCTAGGGGAAGGATAAATTACTTGATCGACACGGCTTGTTTGGTGCAACCTCGAGCTCGGGTGATCACCAAGGTCTTCGTACGAATTTAGAACATAGCCTAGaatataaaatcaaaaacatttGAGAATTTTGTATATACACACTTTAATAGAAATGTTCGGAATTAATGTTAATTGGCAGCTCGCCAACTTGAGCGTTCGATCAATTCTAATACCGTTATGCGACAGAGATGCTTTGGAAGCATGAAAACAGATATGCCCTGTTTGATCATCTCCTTTGAAACCGGTTACAGAAAAAAATCTTCCATTTTCAATGCAGAACTGGATTTCTCCGTGATGGGTTACACTATCGCCTCCAAATGAATCCTGCAGAAAGtcaatgaaagaaaaacttctAAGACACCAAAATTCTTAACTAACCTTTATGTGACAAAACAATGTTCCAGATCCTTTGCCGATATTGACTAAAACGCACATTTTACTAGGCGaagatttcatttttcctttgCCATTCAATTGTTCTGGTCGGCTTTTCCTGTAGGTATAAGCTGCTTCATTACCATCTTCATCCGATTCCGAATCTGATTCTGCAACAGGAAATGAATGGacattaaatatttttcatcaCTATATCGTTCAGAATCTAAAATAGCAAAAATTGTGCGTGCTTTACCATAGGCAACTCCCGATTTGCACATAATGAACATGTTAGGAATCGGGCTTTGCAGGACAGCCGAGCCAAGTCCACTAAAATTGGACATGGTCTGTGTTTCATGAAAAGGCTTTCCATGGGAGGCAAAATATTCAGGAGCTGATGGTTCCCATAGGCACAGATCAGTAGACAGTCTGTTGTAGATTGTCTCAAAGAATTGTTTTGATGGTAACAGTAAAGTAGCCTTTGGAAGCGAAATATCTATCTGGGTGAGGCACATCTTGCAAGCTAAAGTAATGAATTCTGAAGTTTCTTCGCTGTCTCCGGGGATCACCAACTCGTCCAATATCGCACCTGATACGAGGGCAGGAACATCATTTAGTACAAAATAGGATGTAAATTTATTGCTAAAACATTAGGTAGTCGAAAATATAAGGGAATTCAAAATGAAGCAGGAAAAATCGCCATGTGTCAAGCTGTCCTGACCTTCGTCCCGATGATTTTGCCCTTTATGAATGCGCCTTTGTTTACTGAAGGGCGACGGTTGTTCAGCTGTGATTCCGAGCAAAGCCTCTCCTGTCGACATAGTCATCACATCAGCGTCATCATCGTTTTCCCGATCAGTTTCGTCTTGATCTTCTAATTCAATTCCATTGGTGTGTGAGGGTCGAAAAACCATTGTTACTCGAGGAAGGTCATAATGACCAGCTCCATCTGCTATATCCACATCATCGTCGTCTTGAGCCACAGCATGCAAAAATTTTAAGGCTTCTTCGTTCGCTTTTTCTTGATAACTGCCAATGGCTTCCTTGCACACGAGGTGGACGGTCGTGCTCGTTTCGTTTGGGGTGAAGGTCGTTTTCAAGATAACTTCCTGAAGTACTATAGTTAAAACATCCGGACGAAGACACCTCCGCCACCACGGATTCCGCTGCAAATCATGGACAGGTCGTAAATCCGGGATAGGAAATCTAATGAAACAATGAATCATAGATTTCCTCTCGTCGATTTATTTCTTGACATACTGACCTCAACTTTACATTAAGTTTCGGACATGATACACTAATGTTCGTCTGACAAAGTGAATCGTTGTCCAATACGGCATCAACGCTGATGTGTTTCTcctaaataaaaacaaaaaattcataTTAAATTAAATTAGAATGTAAGtattataaaagaaaaaatcttatAGAGCACACCCAATACCTGATACATCTGATTAAACCTGGCTTTTGGACTACATAAGAAACTTGGTCGATTTAGGAGGGCTGTGATACGATCAACTATCGACATATCGACCTCGATCTCGCATGGACAGAAATAGAAACTGCAAGTTCCAATAGATAAAGTAATGTTGCTAGGAACGCAAAACAATGAATTTACTTGATATTCATTTCGGGCATAGAAGGCTTGCGGACTTTCTGTAAAATACGCCCTGGTTGATGGGAtatgaatttcaaatgaagATTTGGCTTTGTTTGGCATCCATCCAAATGTGGGAGGAAGTGAataatctaatttaaaaaataaaaatcaaagattttgaaaaaagctTAATGTTACAAACTAAAAATCACTAACAGGAAAAGAATCTATTCCAGTATTAGGTACCAAAGAAGACTTTTCTACAAGACACTCCAAGATCTCTGCCACCGCAGCTGTCAGATTCAATTCCATGGTAGTCCCCAAGGTAGAGTCCTGTTCGGTACCATTGATGCTCACAGGGGCCAGTATGAATCTAGAATAAAAGAACATTACTGAAAAGGGGCAAGAAAAATTAACAGTTCTAGTATGAATTTTTTACCGTAGATGACTTTTGGAGCATGCTGTATTGAGTTTTTCTTTAGTAACAGATAAGTCCTTTATCCCGGCTCCAACCAAATGAAGCAATCCTATTtggtcaaagaaaaaattggccAATGAACGCATCTGGTCAACAGAAGATGCTGCAAGCTGGCCTGTAGTTGAATTGCAAGCGAAGATATCTTCGTGAATCAGTAAAACCACAAGACTTCCCAATTTCACTGAAAACCGCATCCGTACCGCCGCGTTCTCTTCTTCCAGTGGACATccattttcagaaaaatctgaaaatacCAATTAGGGTAGCAGTTAAGACAGCATATTCGACTTGTTGAAACAAACGGTCAAATAAAAGCGGAACAAAATGTGAAAGTATAAACTTTAACTATGGTACAATAAACACAATGCAAGACGCACGACTATTAGCTTTCGAATGGCGCACAGACGGCGATTCAGTGCGCCTGTTAGTTTCGCATCTAAAccaattgaaataaaaattattgttaGAAAGAGACATattaacaaagaaaacaagtatGTCTTACGATGGGCTCTCATTTGGTTGCTGAATTGTCTGTACCAGGTTAATGTCCATTTTCCCCATAGGCCTTGGCTCAAATGCATGAAATTCTTCATCACTATCATCTGTAAATTATGTAGAGGTGGTGTAATCGTATACAAGAGAGGGAAAGTTCCCAGATCGATAAAATTAAATTAGGATTCAAACCCAAGTATCCAGTCGACCAGCCTTTCCTACTGAGTGATTCCCCTGGAACACTTGGTAAGGTTGCTTGCTTTATTTGCTGTTGGAGCTCGTTTTCAATTCGTCGGTAATCTGACAATTGCATTGGCTTTTCGTTGCGTTTGCTTTTGTTGCTgaagtcgtaaaaaaaaaagaactttcaaACTTCTGTATAGATGCAATGGCAAAGaaattacttgatttcaaAAGCTGGTAAAACTAAAGCTTGGAAAATAGCATGGAAGGAATGAAACTGACGAGGTGAAAAAAACAGGACACTTGACCCCAGCGTAACGTCCAACTCCATCTAAGATAAACCTATAAGTGGTAGCATTACTTAACAAAAAGGAAGTAAGGGTCAATTATACCTTAGGCCCAAGAAGGTTTTCACATTGTTTGTATCGTATGGCTATTTCATGTCGGCCACTAAGTTTCCCACAGAGAATTAAATTATCAGAGAACTTTTGATCTGGGGTTTTAATGTCATAATCAGATTCTGGGAATGAACCAGAAGATGAGGAATTATCAGTTGAACAACTTCTTGATTGTGTTTTCTGATTTGCAGCAAACTCATCAGAATATATTGAAACACCCTCCaatcgaaatttttttgttgcgtAAGCAGATTTTTCGTTAACAATTTGGTGACCATTTGGAACATTTTGGTCTTGGCCTGCCATATCAAAATAATCCATTctttgagagaaaaaaaggaatgaataTACAAATAACTATGCtttaacaacaaaattatCACAGTAAGGGGCTTAAAAAGCATGGGATGGTTTTAACATATTTACCTTTTTACATGGATTTCTAGGCCAACTCCAGACAATGAACTTTGAGGGACATATTCCAATCTGATAACAGTGTCAATAACCCTGACCTTGATTCTTGCTAGAACAGTTTCAAGTGTTTGGGCAAATAGTTCCAATCCTTCAAATGTGGTTTGAGATTCTTCAAAAGATTctccttcattttctttcaagcACTCTTCTGCCAGCTGCATACTTGTGGTCATGATCATGCTGTTGATCATAGATTCCCACATAAAAGCtaacacaaacaacaaaagagaacAACTCACTTAGGTTTTATAAAATAGCTTCACATTAGATACCATTTTTGCATTGTTGTTTTGGGCGTACAACCAGACAAAGCCCTTTGATTTCCACAAAACTACTGTCACTAAGTAAAGCTGACCAAGGAACAGAAACTGATACTTCAGATATGGATCCATCTAAAAATTCTAGAGGCAAACCTTGTTCATCACTTAGATCATTTAGTGCCTAGAAATTGCAACAAAAAAGTATAGAAATAACTCAAGATATCTTTCACAATATCACTTACCTCCACATCAAGATTTACATCTTTCACACAACCAGTCCCTTTGTATAAGTCCACACTCAGCTGGTCTAATCCTAGTTTTGTATCCAAGAATCGTCCAAGATAATGTTGCAGCAAATATCTGCATGCTCTTTTCTTGATTGCCTCAGACCATGGAAAATACCAAGGCATTTTTGGCAAACAATGTTTTTTATAATAACGAACTTAATACTCTGCTAAACTGTTCACTCTTTGGCTTTTAACGCACTAGGTTACCCTCTCTGCACAACAAATGGTTACGTCCTCGACTACCTTAACAGAATACGCATTTAAAAGTGCGTATTCCAACAACAGCTGTTACATGTTTGATACAACCTAAAACGCGGAAGCGAAACGTGAAACGAACAGCGACTAAAACGCGAAACGCGGTGCGAATCAAGATGGTTTGTTTCGCGGTTTAGCCGCTGAATGGTGTTTCATTCCCATGCTAAAGTGCGAAACAACGTTGCGAAACAGAAGGCTGCTGGATGGCTGGCGAAAGCGCGAAATGTTAACATTTCAATAAAATTTTAACAGGAATCGCAGgtaatttaaagtcaaacatATTTGTTTTTACCAACGTGTTGAAAGTTAATTTTGGGCAAGGCTTTTACATTTCTGACAGAGCCAAACAgtctcatgagttttttcagGCCAAATTTAACATGCTATGGAACCATTCAAGGCACTCAGAGGTCAGAGCACTGGAGAACATCCCAGTTAGCCCAcggctttacattttttggtttaaactcaatttaattcaataaattaatttcatttacttcaatcagattctaaacacattgttatatttaaaatgctaGTTTTTTAATCCCCATCGTTTTTAGTTTCCTATTAGCCAAAACAAGTTGACAATTCGTGGCGAATTTGTTCAAGTAAATgtcaacaaattaaaaaaggactggaaagaaccatagattttaaaaatgagtttttgttgGCGTAGAGCTCACAGTGATTATCAGGGTTACATGTTCTCAAAAAAGAATAGTACACCTGTACACGGTTCTTATTTCTCTAAATGAAATGCAGAATCCAATGGCATTTTAAATAAGGGTTTCGCAAAATCGTTTCTCTATTTAGGTTGCCTTTAGGCGATATTTGAGTGTTTCGCAGCCCATTGCCTGGGGGCTGTTTCGCACAGCGTTCCGCGTTTTAGTCGCTGTTCGTTTCGCGTTTCGCTTTCGCGTTTTAGGGATGCCCTACAACTCGTGTTGCAACATCTACGCCCGAAGACACTCGTTTCTGATAACCGTCCTGTCTAAGTAAACTGAAATGTCAGGTTTGAAGAAAGTAGAATTAAATGAAGAAGCCAAATTATACAAGAAtgcaagagaaagagaaaagtaaAATATTCACAGTTTTTTCTGACTACTGCCATACAATCTATATAATCATTTGATGACCATAGTATACTTGTTTGGTTCATCCTTGTCTAGGAGTTTTTTGGGTTTTCTCCTCAGAAATGCTAGTTTCATCactgtttgtttttatgtcCTTAAATTAGTTgaagagtttttttatttaattgtaaAATCACTTGATTCTTTTAGGTATGATAATATGGCTGATCTGTATGCTGTGATAAACACAATTCAGTGTCTTGAAAAGGCATATATCAAAGACTCGGTGACTGCAAAAGAGTATACAGCTGCTTGTTCTAAATTGCTTGTTCAATATAAAGCAGCCTTCAAGCAAGTTCAGGGAGAAGAATTTCCCTCTTTGGACACATTTACCTCATATTTCAAACTGGATTGCCCAGCAGCAATGGAGAGGATTAGAGAAGACCGACCTATTACCATCAGGGATGACAAAGGAAACACCAGCAAATGGTATAACTGTGATAAATGTGAAAGTAATGAAGGATAACACCTAACTCAGAACATTTTATAGCATTGCAGATATTGTATCTTTATTCATCACAACGATGGACAAACTTCGGCTAGATATACGTGCCAATGATGAATTGCAGCCAGACCTGCGAGACCTGGCTGAAACTATGGCAAGACTTAGTCTAGTTCCAGATGAATTTGAGGGTAAAGAAAAAGTCAATCAGTGGCTTCGAACTCTTTTATCTATGCAAGCATCAGATGAGCTCAGTGAAAGTCAAGTCCGACAATTACTGTTCGATCTTGAAACCTCATATAACGCTTTTAATCGTCTTTTGCATCCTTAGACGACCATCAGTTTTCAGGTTGAaattatatataatataaatttttttctttttaaaggatatgtttgtgttttgtttacgcggctttcattattattattttttttttacgagtacttctttttttacgaGCCTTTCATATTGGTATATATAGATGTATTACTGTAATATCTCACATACACAAATAAGCAGAAACAAttttatatatacatttaCACTTGTTTCCCGAAGGGATTTAGGGCGAAGCATTTGGAATTTCCCGAAGGGATTTAGGGTGAGGCAGTTTGGGTTGGAGGGGAAAGTGGAAACGAATGAAATTCGCCTGCTAAGCTCAATAGATGGAGATTGGGTTATCTTACGGTACAAAGAACTGAtctggaaagaaaaatatagaTTAATAACTATGaataaaaatactttgaaTACGTCTTCATGTTATTAACATGACGTATTTCCTAAGAGGagttaaatattaaaatgacTAGTAAATTTTGGCCCGTCCAGGGCCGGGAGATAGGTGGCGCTAGCGTATTTTTTACGCTTTTTTCGCCCTTTAATTCTGCCAAACTGTaaacgttaaatttttgcccGTCCACTCTTAAAGCTTTCTgcgttcccattttttgcccGTCGACCCGTTCACTGTCTCTACCCGCCAACATGTCCGCCTAGTTGCCCGTCCTCTCCCTCATAGTCTGCACGTCAACCTTTTTTGCCTGCCAAAATGACCGCTGTAGGTGCCCGTCGTCCCAATCGGTGGCCCTGCCCGTTTGAACCCTCACAGTCTCAGCCCGTCAAATCGCTACCTGTATCTGCCCGTCTAAtccctcacagtctctgcccatCGGCCCAATCTCTGTCCACTAAAACGCCCGCTGTAGTGGACCGTCTGCCCTGTCCTTGCCCCTGCCCGCCCTCTCCATCACAGTTTCTGCTCGTCAACCCACTCGCTGCCCACAAAAAAcccgctgtagttgcccgtcaGCTCCCTAACAGTCTCTGGCCGTCAAGCtcctctctgcccgtcaaccaaCTATGGATCCGCAAAAACGCCCAGTATAGTGACCCGTCAATCCTTTTGTTGCCTCTGTTCATTTCTCCCTTCTGAGtatctgcccgtcgacccactTACTGCCCGCCAAATTgcccgctgtagttgcccgtcaacccactcATTGCTTCTGCCCGTCGATCTACTTGCTTCCTTTGCCCGTCACATCCTTCACAGCCTCTGTTTGTCAACaccctctctgcccgtcgacgcACTCTTTGTCCGCCAAAAcgcccgctgtagttgcccgttGACCCTATCGTTGCCTTGCCCTTCCGCCTCCTCATAGTctgtgcccgtcaacccaatcTCTGTACCTGCCCGTCGACTCACtaacagtctctgcccgtcgacccaatcactgccggccaaaatttccgctgtatttgcccgtcgaatcactcacagtctctgcccgtcctCCCACTCACTGCCCACAAAAATGCCCAATGAAGTTGCCCGTCAACTGATATATTGCCTCTGGCTATCTAATCCCTAACAgtctttgcccgtcgaccccctcctctgcccgtcaaccccctctttgcccgtcgaccAACAATCGATCAGCAAAAATAACCACTGTAGGGGGCCCGTCGACCATATCGTTGCCTCTGTTTACCATCctcctcacagtctctgcccgtcaacccacttACTGCCCACCAAAATGCCCATTTTAGTTGGCTGTCAACCTATTTATTGCCCCTGTCCGTCGGCTCACATGCTGTCTCGTCCACCCGTCCTCTCGTCCGATTTCGTCCACCTTTTACGCATCTAGTCTTCCAAAAGCCTCATCCCGCCTTTTACCTTAGCCAGTAGCCGGCGGCAActtacagccaatcacaagATGCGCGCATTGCCAAAGACAAAAAACTCCTTCCACATTTTTCCTTAGATTTTTATAGAGTATAGACTAGTTTAcagcggcccgtcccaggacggtaataggtgaagtctagtatttagtcggacctgtcctttaaccccttaatccacttaaagccccttaatccactttaagcctcttaatccatgtCAAGCtgctgaatccacgtaaagccccttagtctactttcaacttattaatccacttaaagcccttaatccatgttaagccgctgaatccacgtaaatACCCTCAATCTCCTTAcaacttattaatccactttaagccccttaatTCACGCATTGTCAAGTCGTACCACTCTTATAcgtaaaaacaaatcacggttgagcgcacttgggaactgcctccaaagccatgcccgtgctcctt belongs to Daphnia magna isolate NIES linkage group LG1, ASM2063170v1.1, whole genome shotgun sequence and includes:
- the LOC116932894 gene encoding autophagy-related protein 2 homolog A isoform X1; its protein translation is MPWYFPWSEAIKKRACRYLLQHYLGRFLDTKLGLDQLSVDLYKGTGCVKDVNLDVEALNDLSDEQGLPLEFLDGSISEVSVSVPWSALLSDSSFVEIKGLCLVVRPKQQCKNAFMWESMINSMIMTTSMQLAEECLKENEGESFEESQTTFEGLELFAQTLETVLARIKVRVIDTVIRLEYVPQSSLSGVGLEIHVKRMDYFDMAGQDQNVPNGHQIVNEKSAYATKKFRLEGVSIYSDEFAANQKTQSRSCSTDNSSSSGSFPESDYDIKTPDQKFSDNLILCGKLSGRHEIAIRYKQCENLLGPKMELDVTLGSSVLFFSPRQFHSFHAIFQALVLPAFEINNKSKRNEKPMQLSDYRRIENELQQQIKQATLPSVPGESLSRKGWSTGYLDDSDEEFHAFEPRPMGKMDINLVQTIQQPNESPSCETNRRTESPSVRHSKANSHFSENGCPLEEENAAVRMRFSVKLGSLVVLLIHEDIFACNSTTGQLAASSVDQMRSLANFFFDQIGLLHLVGAGIKDLSVTKEKLNTACSKSHLRFILAPVSINGTEQDSTLGTTMELNLTAAVAEILECLVEKSSLVPNTGIDSFPIIHFLPHLDGCQTKPNLHLKFISHQPGRILQKVRKPSMPEMNINFYFCPCEIEVDMSIVDRITALLNRPSFLCSPKARFNQMYQEKHISVDAVLDNDSLCQTNISVSCPKLNVKLRFPIPDLRPVHDLQRNPWWRRCLRPDVLTIVLQEVILKTTFTPNETSTTVHLVCKEAIGSYQEKANEEALKFLHAVAQDDDDVDIADGAGHYDLPRVTMVFRPSHTNGIELEDQDETDRENDDDADVMTMSTGEALLGITAEQPSPFSKQRRIHKGQNHRDEGAILDELVIPGDSEETSEFITLACKMCLTQIDISLPKATLLLPSKQFFETIYNRLSTDLCLWEPSAPEYFASHGKPFHETQTMSNFSGLGSAVLQSPIPNMFIMCKSGVAYESDSESDEDGNEAAYTYRKSRPEQLNGKGKMKSSPSKMCVLVNIGKGSGTLFCHIKDSFGGDSVTHHGEIQFCIENGRFFSVTGFKGDDQTGHICFHASKASLSHNGYVLNSYEDLGDHPSSRLHQTSRVDQVIYPSPSDTRVGREQVENGPMISLAIKIHNDTRQHVKTFKTAIAVQGGILRHRFAPPTQSWFNQLIDFLDVVDYPIAGYCTPTVITELHLNISDCGIDYRPLYLPARAFLSVGAVNVSSNIMALTNSSVLRFVVEDACLYLSNRVSYGTVNLQRDYVCVLEIDLIELSLRLREKQEEAGDPSRNNFELPETKLPFFELQASLNLIRLRTCADSCRLLLDLMKYLAEDGDFDEKGIAMSEDSSESGVLLKSGLNSAVGGSLSSLCEQEKESQVNDLMAEAMRDSSPVQQRQSYKSQPKEESVANTTEVFFFPDENQIPIRNVNLMNYQKGSCGNRHQDIAQQLMDEALDPECDDCPKTEEEFCILENDPGVGFTPRGGEPHVRQLMSASVQVVDGHFSPPIGKIDVLKAPKNFPVPVMRYVLGEMTLIWEIFGGQDFSKSTSSSNASSKSKFHKTVSFTKRKDSPEQVKFCPSADGKNTSQPIGKRPNDWHRCQNMRGGYNRQQDVKLELQMNKVRLIHEVYPDDTFQASRQVLTIADIEIRDRLAESHINKLLYQYCCEARPRQAHANMVLVKALHIRPDLRLPALECCLKVSILPLRLHLDQDTLAFMTDFFASMSEVGCHDEEDGGRSAMNGPIPVPIMGLAGDVVSPSPCPREFTHQRDSVSTADSNDLSISPPVYFRSFTFSPDVLIRFDYHGKGVDLSQGPSFSGLLVGLGQLNCSQLTLKRLSHRHGLLGIHKLIAYALNEWLIDIKKNQLPSIMAGVGPMHSIVQLVQGIRDLFWLPVEQFQKDGRIVRGLQRGANAFSTSAALAILELTSRVVQTLQSAAETAYDVVSPGPSVRRSRTGSRGRRRRQVQPVDIRDGVAKAYQVVKEGLGETAQTLVRVANEEAEQKGMTGAVGGVLRQIPPIVVKPIILATEATFNVIGGVQSQLMPDTRKEACDKWRRDD